In the genome of Paenibacillus pabuli, one region contains:
- a CDS encoding AraC family transcriptional regulator, whose product MQEYEYEYAEFIYYKPGYLDKEEHIWPVRAGRSIAKSNYRVGPKRIECYSLHFVREGMVRLEFDGKRVDLQKNDLFCLFPGRTYYYHMIPSESPLQMNWLALDGRKVKPLLELAGLTPESPFGKKMFSPQVEEKSEHLIHALASVERWKPAVSLELHGLVYGLLASLVPDTSYAQPTELAGWIHECMDYMELHATEGISVQQVADFAGVHRSYFSNMFTTQVGLPPLKFMQRIRMDKAKQLLKDTDATVTEIALSLGYPNLYSFTRAFKIYYKVPPIMMRRTSS is encoded by the coding sequence ATGCAGGAATATGAGTACGAGTATGCAGAATTCATCTACTATAAGCCGGGTTATTTGGATAAAGAGGAACACATCTGGCCAGTCCGGGCAGGGCGAAGTATAGCCAAATCCAATTACCGGGTTGGCCCCAAACGTATCGAGTGTTACAGTCTTCATTTTGTGCGTGAAGGTATGGTTAGGCTTGAGTTTGATGGCAAGCGAGTGGACCTGCAGAAGAATGATCTGTTTTGCCTGTTTCCCGGCAGAACTTACTACTATCACATGATTCCCTCGGAATCTCCGCTGCAAATGAACTGGCTGGCATTGGATGGGAGGAAAGTCAAACCTTTATTGGAGCTGGCTGGTTTGACGCCCGAAAGTCCATTCGGCAAAAAGATGTTTTCTCCACAGGTTGAGGAAAAGTCAGAACATCTGATTCATGCACTGGCAAGTGTGGAGCGGTGGAAGCCAGCAGTATCGCTGGAGCTGCATGGGTTGGTATATGGGTTGTTAGCCAGTCTTGTTCCAGACACGAGCTATGCACAGCCTACAGAATTGGCCGGCTGGATTCATGAATGTATGGATTACATGGAATTGCATGCAACAGAGGGCATTTCCGTGCAGCAGGTTGCCGACTTTGCGGGGGTTCATCGTTCCTACTTCTCTAACATGTTCACCACTCAGGTTGGGCTGCCTCCGTTAAAATTCATGCAGAGAATAAGAATGGACAAGGCCAAACAGCTTCTAAAGGATACGGATGCTACCGTTACGGAGATTGCTTTGTCGCTGGGTTATCCGAATCTATATTCATTTACCAGAGCATTCAAAATCTATTATAAAGTACCTCCAATCATGATGCGGAGAACCTCTAGCTGA
- a CDS encoding sensor histidine kinase, which translates to MKLSTMQRWISPKRSIQGKIFIAFMVVTLVSIILITVIVYMSMRETITQNAITSVSDSIRQADESLNMMLEEIDRLNTVVVTNKNTVIDTLLSPSEEISYEWFQEQKRMDEFLSSLIDYKAYISRIAVVGLNGKVFFSGGPWLDRTILGTPMMNYMLQNGSKHAYFKQTGVSNAVTIGREIRYNRASIGIVMVDLNYEFIQKTYDVRPTTDSTIYVLDKGNQFIYETRATSPVTPSYQQIKEINQQFKTDGEAVRRYIDGKEYIVVCRQSDYTGWSTISLVPMDSLLTESVKLRNLLAEVSIIVFVVVLIVSLQVSSRITLNIRKLKSLMMLVKDGNLTLPQNEIKSEDETGQLYHVFNGMVEELKGLLEGIRVSEKEKREAELTALQAQIHPHFLYNSLNTIKVLARMNGVPNIEAVSGSLIELMRSVLGNSSEFLTVREELAYVEHYFSIMKYRYMKPIRMITEIEDDALLDCRVLKLMLQPLVENAIIHGIGPLEQDGFVLIRVYEEGNNLKIDVVDNGKGITEEQREYLLKGTGSNGETSRFSGMGVRNVHERIVRTYGDSYGVYLCSEPGVYTKAEIRLPKQEKSMENTKREVI; encoded by the coding sequence ATGAAACTCTCTACAATGCAGAGATGGATTTCACCGAAGCGCAGCATTCAGGGAAAAATTTTTATCGCTTTTATGGTCGTTACGCTAGTATCCATTATTTTGATTACGGTCATCGTTTATATGAGCATGCGTGAGACCATTACCCAAAATGCCATAACGTCGGTTTCGGACAGCATAAGGCAGGCAGATGAATCATTGAACATGATGCTGGAAGAGATCGACCGCCTGAATACGGTCGTGGTGACGAACAAAAACACAGTCATTGACACTTTGCTCAGTCCGAGTGAGGAGATCAGTTATGAGTGGTTTCAGGAGCAGAAGCGGATGGATGAATTTCTATCGTCTCTAATCGATTATAAAGCTTACATTTCACGGATAGCCGTTGTGGGTCTGAACGGAAAGGTGTTTTTCTCAGGAGGACCTTGGCTGGACAGGACCATCCTGGGTACGCCAATGATGAATTACATGCTGCAAAATGGATCAAAGCACGCATATTTCAAGCAGACAGGAGTGTCAAATGCTGTCACCATTGGTCGTGAGATTCGTTATAACCGTGCATCCATTGGTATCGTTATGGTTGACCTGAATTATGAGTTTATCCAGAAAACATATGACGTGAGACCAACTACAGATAGCACGATCTATGTGTTGGACAAGGGAAATCAATTCATCTATGAAACCCGAGCGACCTCACCTGTTACTCCATCTTACCAGCAAATTAAGGAGATCAATCAGCAATTTAAAACGGACGGTGAAGCGGTCAGACGGTACATCGATGGAAAAGAATATATCGTTGTTTGCCGTCAATCCGACTATACTGGGTGGAGTACTATTTCTTTGGTTCCAATGGATTCTCTTCTGACCGAATCGGTGAAACTGCGCAACCTGCTGGCAGAGGTGTCCATTATTGTGTTTGTCGTTGTTCTGATCGTTTCACTTCAAGTCTCTTCCCGAATAACCTTGAATATCCGGAAACTAAAATCACTGATGATGTTGGTGAAGGACGGAAATCTGACACTTCCACAAAATGAGATCAAAAGTGAGGATGAGACAGGACAACTGTACCATGTCTTTAACGGTATGGTGGAAGAATTGAAAGGTCTGCTCGAAGGAATCCGCGTCAGCGAGAAAGAGAAGCGGGAAGCTGAGCTTACTGCGCTCCAAGCACAAATCCATCCTCATTTTTTATACAATTCGCTCAATACGATCAAGGTTCTGGCCAGGATGAATGGAGTTCCAAACATTGAAGCGGTCTCGGGATCGTTGATTGAACTCATGCGAAGTGTCCTCGGTAATTCAAGCGAATTTCTTACGGTGCGTGAAGAATTGGCATATGTTGAGCACTACTTCTCCATTATGAAGTACAGATATATGAAGCCGATTCGTATGATTACCGAAATTGAGGATGACGCATTGCTGGATTGCAGGGTATTGAAGCTGATGCTGCAGCCCCTGGTCGAAAACGCAATTATTCATGGAATCGGACCACTCGAACAGGATGGATTCGTGTTGATACGGGTGTATGAAGAAGGAAACAATCTCAAAATTGATGTGGTGGACAATGGAAAGGGGATCACGGAGGAGCAGCGGGAGTATTTACTGAAAGGCACGGGTTCTAACGGAGAAACATCACGTTTTAGTGGGATGGGTGTACGTAATGTACACGAACGAATCGTTCGAACGTATGGCGACTCGTATGGTGTCTATTTGTGCAGTGAACCGGGGGTGTACACTAAAGCTGAAATTCGGCTCCCCAAACAGGAGAAAAGTATGGAAAATACCAAACGAGAGGTGATATAA